Within the Acidobacteriota bacterium genome, the region TACAACGATTGTGGGAAGAGGTCGCGACAGTGGCTCGCCGTCAAGAAGCTGTACAACCGTACGCCGGGACTGTTACGACCGCTGATCCTATATCCGATTGCCGGCGCGAAGCGCCTGAATTACATCCGCAAGCGGTCGGCAAGACGCGAGCAAGGCGCCGCAGAAGCGAAAATCGCACGGGGCATGTCCTGGTGGTACGACACTCGTGACTGGATCGGCGGTTATCCCTACGAGTTCGCCTCGCCGGCCGCCATCGAAGAGTTTTTGACCGGACGCGGATTCAGCATGCGCGAATTAGTCGCGCGCAATGGCAAGGGCTGCAACGAGTTTCTGTTTGTCAATACCGGATTGGCCGGAGTGCGGGGAGAATAGCGCGGGCAGGCCGGAATCAACGCTGTGGTTGGTGGAAGGGGGCGCATGCGTACCATCGGCAAGTACCACTCGCCGCCACCAAACTCTCCCATGTCCGACGTGCTCGAGCTGGATGCCGCCATACTGTGCGGAGGACTGGGCACGCGGCTGCGCGGGGCGCTGCCGGGGCTGCCCAAAAGTCTCGCACCCATCGCCGGCGAGCCGTTTCTGGACCGGCTGCTGGAGCAGCTTGCGAGCGCCGGCTGCCGGCAGGTGGTGTTGTGCACCGGCTATAAATCAGAGGAGATTGAGAGGCAGTATGGGCGGGCGGCGGGCGGATGCGAGATTGTGTTTTCGCCGGAGCCGGCACCGCTGGGGACGGGCGGGGCGCTGGGGCTGGCGCGGAAGCTCTTGCGTACCGATCCGGTGCTGGTGATGAACGGGGACAGCATTGTGCCGGGACTGGATTTTGCGGCTTTGCGGCGGGCGGCAGTGGGCGCGGCGGGGGCGCTGGTGGTCGTAGCGGCGGACGGGAGGGGCGATACCGGGGCGATCACGCTCGATGCTACTGGACGGGTGCGGGGATTTGCGGAAAAACCGGCAGCGGGAGTGACGGGGTACCAAAGCGCCGGGGTGTACCTGCTGACGCGGCGGCTGCTGGGGGAGATTCCCGAGGGCGAGGCGTCGTCGCTGGAACGGGATTGGTTTCCGCGCTGGGTTGGGGCGGGGCTTGCCGGCTATTTGCACGCCGGAGCGCTTATCGATATTGGGACGCCGGAGCGGTGGCAGCGGGCGCAGGAGGAGTTGCGATGAGGCGCTGGCTGGTGACAGGCGGCTGCGGGTTTATCGGGTCGCATTTTGTGCGATTGCTGCTGCGCGAACGGCCGGAGGCGGCGGTGCTGAACCTCGATGCGCTGACTTATGCCGGCAGGCCGGAGAATGTGGCGGATTGCGCTGGCGACGCACGCTACCGGTTTGTGCGGGCCGACATTGCCGAGCACGCGGCGGTGGCGAGCGCGTTTGCGGAGTTTCAGCCCGAGGTGGTGGTGCATTTCGCGGCGGAGAGCCATGTGGACCGGAGCATCCTGAACGCCGACGCGTTTTTGCGCGCCAACGTGCTGGGGACGCAGGTGTTGCTCGAGGCGGCGCGGCGCGGGGTCGTAGGGCGGTTTGTGCAGGTGTCGAGCGATGAGGTCTACGGCAGCATCGCGGCGCCGGGGCGGGCGAGCGAAGAGGCGGCTCTGGCGCCGAACTCGCCGTATGCGGCCTCGAAGGCGGCGGCGGACCTGCTGGCACGCGCGGCCATGCAGACCTACGGGCTGGCGGTGGTCATCACGCGCGGAAGCAATACCTACGGACCGAATCAGTACCCGGAAAAGCTGATTCCGCTAGCGATCACGAACGCGCTGGCGGGGCAGGCGATTCCGCTCTATGGCGATGGCGGGCAGGCACGCAGCTGGCTGCATGTCGAAGACCACTGCCGGGGAGTGCTGGCGGCGGCGGAGCGGGGCACGCCGGGAGGAATCTACAACCTGGGGAGCGAGGAAGAGACGACCAACCGGGCGCTGCTAGGGGAGTTACTGAAGCTTATGGGGCTGCCGCGGGAGTTGATCCAGAGGGTGGCGGACCGGCCGGGGCATGACCGGCGTTATGCGCTGGATAGCGGGCGGGCGCGGCGGGAACTGGGGTGGCAACCACGCTGGTCACTGGCCGAAGGCCTGCCGCAAACCCTAGAATGGTATGGCACGCACGCGGACTGGGTAGCTGCGGCGCGCGCGCAGGACTTTGATGCCTACTACCGCCGCCAATACGGATCCGCGTCGTCTGCGCCCACTGCCGGGGGCTGAGGGCGGACTGCGGCTGGCGGTCTGTGCGCGGGCGCAGCGGGATGTTGGGGTGGTCATTGCCGCGCCTGGCGGCGAGGGGCTGATTGCGGGCGTCGCCATCACCGAAGGCAAGCTCTGGCCGGATGACCGCGGGTTTTTTACCGAGCTATTTCGGCTGCCGGGCGGGGCCGGCGTGACGCAAGTTTCTGCGGCGCTGAGTTATCCACAGGTGGTGAAGGGGGTTCACTACCATCGCGTACAAACGGATTGCTGGGCGCCGGTGCGGGGCGAGTTTCAACTGGCATTGTTTGACCTGAGGTGCGATTCGCCCACGTTTGGCGCGGTGAACACGCTGTTTGCGGGGGAGTGGCGGCCGTGGCGCATCCGAATTCCTCCCGGCGTGGGGCATGGGTACAAGGTGCTGGGCAGCGAGCCGGGACTGATGGTGTACGCCACGGACCGGTACTACGATCCGGAAGATGAGGGCCGGATTGCGTTTGACGACAGCGGACTGAACTACGCCTGGGAGACCCAATACCGGTGATGTGGCTCGCCACTTATTTCGGGACGCTCGCTTTCGCTCGCTACTCCGTGCTGCGCTTGCCGGCAAGGCACGCCCACAAGCACGCAGATCGTGTCCGGGGTACCGCGTGCGGGGGGTGATTCTGGCGGGGGGGCTGGGAACGCGGCTGTACCCGCTCACGAAGGTGACGAACAAGCACCTGCTGCCAGTGTATGACCGGCCGATGATTTTTTATCCGCTAAAGACTTTAGTGACGGCGGGGATTACCGAGATTCTGCTGGTGACCGGCGGGCAACACGCCGGGGACTTTCTGCGATTGCTGGAAAACGGGGAGGAATTTGGTTGCTCGCTACGATATGCTTATCAGCACGGAGAGGGAGGCATTGCGGCGGCGCTGCGATTGGCGCGGGAGTTTGCCGCAGGCGAGAAACTGGCAGTGATTCTGGGCGACAACCTGTTTGAGCGCGGAATTGGCGACGGCTGCCGGGCGTTTGCGGCGCAGGCACAGGGAGCACGGCTGCTGCTGAAGCAGGTGCCGGACCCGGAGCGGTTCGGGGTGGCGACGCTGGAAGGCGGCCGCATCACGGGCATTGAGGAAAAGCCGGCGGCGGCGCGCTCGGACTGGGCGGTAACGGGCTGCTACTTTTACGACGGCACGGTGTTCGACAAGATTGACCGCTGCCGACCGTCGGGGCGGCAGGAACTGGAAATTACCGACGTGAATAACTTGTATCTGCAGGAAGGCACGCTGGAGCACTCCACGGTTGAGGGCTGGTGGACCGACGCGGGGACGTTTGCGTCGCTGCATCGGGCCTCGGCGCTGATCGAGGAGGCGTCGCGACGGTAAGGAGGCGATAGGGAGATGTCTGCCGCTGCCCCCCAAGTGGCGCCCGAGGCAAGCCGGCCGGCGCGGCCGAGGCGGAGCCGTGCGGCGGTGTGGATGCGGGTGGGGGGACAGATCCTCACGCCGGCGATTGTGTTTGGCAGTTTATGGCTGTCGGTGCAGCTGCGCGGGCTGGAATTTGGGCGCGGCTACGAGGCACTGGGGATTATTGCCTGCCTGGTATGCGTGCTGGTGTTTCAGGGGTTCGGCATCAGCCACGCGCGCTGGCGCACCGGGAGCCTGATGGATCTGGGGTCGCTGTCGCTGGCGTGGATCGTCTCCATCGCGATGTTGCTGGCGCTGGGCTACCTGACCAAGACCACCGATCAGTATTCGCGTATTGCGCTGACGACGTGGTTCGTGCTGGGGCTATTGCTGCTGTGCCTGCTGCACTTGTTGTTGTGGTCGTACTTTGGCTGGCTGCGGGAGCGCGGCATCGGGGCGGTTTCGGCGGTGATCGGGCCGCCGACGTCGGCGGCGCAGCGGCTGGCGGCGACGTTTCAGGCGGATGCGAGTCTGGGAGTGCAGCTTTGCGGCTATTTTGGGGAGCTCGGCCAGTGTGGAATCGAGGGCCTGCCGCGGCTGGGCGCGCTGCATGATCTGGCGGCCTACGTGCGGCTCAAGGGAGTCGATGCGGCCTATTTGTCGCTGGAACACTCCGGGGCGCAGCTACCGGATCTGATGCAAGCGTTGCAGGGCGGACGCACGTCGGTATTTCTGATCCCCAATGTCTTTGCGTTTGATTTGCTGCAATCCGAACTGCAGAGCGTGAACGGCATCCCGGTGCTGGCGGTGGGCGGCGCGGAGATGAGTCCGCTGGGAGGCGCCGTCAAGCGACTTATGGATCTGACGCTCTCCGGGCTGGCGCTGTTGGTGCTGTCGCCGCTGCTGTTGGTGATCGCGGCGGCGATCAAGCTGGACTCGCCCGGGCCCGTAATCTTCCGGCAGCGGCGCTACGGCATACACAGCGAAGAAATTGAGGTGTGGAAGTTCCGCTCGATGCGGACACTGGATAACGACCGGGGGGCGATCGCGCAAGCGGTGCGCGGCGACTGGCGGGTTACGCGCGTGGGCGCCTGGCTGCGGAAGACATCGCTGGATGAACTGCCGCAGTTTTGGAATGTGTTGCGCGGCGCCATGTCGCTGGTGGGCCCGCGGCCACACGCGGTAGCGCACAACGAGCTCTATCGGGACAAGCTGCGGGGATACATGCTGCGCCATCGGGCGCGGCCGGGCATGACCGGCTGGGCGCAGGTTAACGGCTGCCGGGGCGAGACCGACACGATCGAGAAGATGCAGCGGCGGCTGGATTATGATTTGGAGTACATCCGGCGGTGGTCGCCGGTGCTGGATGTGTGGATTTTGCTGCGCACGATCCCGGCGCTGCTGCTGAACCGCGATGTCTACTGAAGAACTGTTTCGCTCGAATTTTGCCGGATCGCAGGCGGTGGCGCAGGCCACGCTGGGGGCGTGCGGCGGGGCGCTGACGCGCGCGGCGGACGTGCTGGTCGCTTGCTACCGCGCGGGCGGGAAGGCGCTGTTTTGCGGCAACGGAGGGAGCGCGGCACAGGCGCAGCATCTGGCGGCGGAGTTTGTGGGGCGGTATTTGCGGGAGCGGCGGCCGCTGGCGGCGCTGGCGCTGCACAGCAACAGCTCGACGTTGACAGCGATTGGGAACGACTACGGCTACGAGCAGAGTTTTGCGCGGCCGGTGGAGGCGTTTGCGCGACGGGGTGACGTGATTGTGGGGCTGAGCACGTCGGGCAATTCACCGAATGTGGTGGAGGCGCTGCGGCGGGGGCGCGAATTGGACTGCACGGCGATTGCGCTGACGGGCGAGGGTGGCGGGAAGATGGCGGCGGAGGCAGACATTTTGATTGCGGTGCCGAGCCGGGAGACGCCGCGGATTCAGGAGTGCCATCTGCTGATTGGGCACTGCCTGTGCCAGGCGGTGGAAGAGGCGCTGTTTGGGCGCTGAATTTGCCGTCGTCGGCTCGCGGGGGCAGTTGGGGCAGGAGTTTCTGCGGGTGCTGGGGCGGCGGGCGGTGGGGCTGGAGCGTCGGCAGCTTGACGTTGCTGATGCCGAGGCGTGCGCGCGGGTGCTGGGGGAGCTAGGGCCGCGGGTGGTGATCAACTGCGCGGCGTTCAACCAGGTGGATTGGGCGGAGACGCGGCACGCGGCGGCGCTGGCAGCGAATGCCGAGGGGCCGGGACACTTGGCGGCGTTGGCGGCGGCGCGGGGTTTCCGATTGGTGCATTTCAGCACCGATTACGTATTTGGCGGGGATGGGTTGACGCGGCCGCGGACGGAAAATGATGCGCCCGCGCCGGTGAATTTTTACGGCTACAGCAAGCTGCTGGGCGAGGAGGCGGTGCTGCGGACGTGTCCCAGCGCGCTGGTGCTGCGGGTGGCGCATTTGTACGGTGGGCGGTCGCGGTCGCCGGGACGCGCCAGTTTGGTGGAGAGATTCGTGGAGCGGGCGCGGGCGGGCGAGGCGATTGCGGTGACGCGCGGGCAGTGGTTGAATCCGACTTCGGTGCGCGACATTGTGGCGGCGACACTGCGGCTGCTGCCCATGGGCGCGCACGGGCTGTTTCACCTGACCGGCGAAGGCGCCTGCGAGGCGGATACGTTCGCGCGGGAAGTGTGCCGGCGGGCGGGGCTGCGGCCGAAGCTGCGCTACGTCACGCACGATGAGCGGCCGGCGCGGCGAGCGGCGCACACGGTGCTGGCCAACGCGCGCTGGGCGGCGCTGGGGCTGGGGCCGCTGCCGGACTGGCGCACATCGCTTGCAGGCGGCGACGCAGCGCGCTAAGCGAGCCGCTGGAACGCGACTTGACGATAGAGCGGCGTCGACCCGAGAAGCGAGAAGCCGGCTCCGGTCCTGGCCACGAACTCGCTGAAGGCACGGAATTCGTGCTGGGGGCTGGAGAATTCATCCAGGTAGACATAGGTTCCCGGCTTGATCCAGGGATGCAGGACTCCGAGGATCAGCGCGGTGGAGGAGTACAGATCCGCATCGAGGTTGAGAACCAGCACGTCGTGAACGGGCGGCTCATACTGGGGCAGGGTGTCCTGGAACCGGCCCTTGAAAAACTTGACGCGCGGGTCGTCGACCTGCGGGATTTTGCCGTCCTGCGAGAAGGTTCCCTTCGGCATTGTTCCCCATTTTTCTGGCAGGCCTTCGAAGCTATCGAAGCCGTGCAAGTTGCTCGCCGGATTTCTGAGGAGGCGTGACCAGTAGCGCGTTGCGGCGCCTGCGGCCACGCCAAATTCCAAATACAGCACGTTCTGGTCGCGGACCGATTGGCCGATCTGTTCCCAGAGATCCTCCCTGACCTTCGCACCGTGCCCGGGGCCGAAATTGTTTTCACGTAACCAGCGGCCGACCTCCAAGTAACCAGTCACGTTTTGCAACTTGCGGGCAAAGCCGCCGGGGAGCCAGCGGCCGGTATGAATGAGTGAGCCGCGAAGGGGATCCAGCGGTGGCACGTCCACAAGACTAGCGGAAGCGCCCACGGAATAAATACCCCGCCGATGGGGGGGCCCGGGGCCGCGTCAGGCGGCGATGCGGTAGCTGCGGCGGAGGGGCTCGGCGGCGGGGACGAAGACGTCTTCGCTGGCGAGGACCAGCTCGCTGCCCTGGGCGGGAAACGAGAAGGGGACGTGCATGAGCGGCGCCATGCGCTCGTGGAACGCGGCGGCGCGTTCAGGCGGGACGAAGAAAAGGAAAAAACCGCCGCCACCGGCGCCGAGGAGCTTGCCGCCGAGGGCGCCGGCAGCACGGGCGCGGTCGTAGATGGCGTCCATGTCAGGGTTAGAGATGCGGTTGCTGAGGCGGCGCTTGCACATCCAGGCCTGATGCAGCAGGGCGCCGAATTCGGCCAGCGGCGCGTCGCCGCTGAGGAGGCGCTCGCCTTCCTCAACCATGGCCTGCATGGCCTGCAGCTCGGCGGTGCGGGCGGGAATGTTGGCGATCTGCTCGCCAGCAATCTCGGAGGCGGTGCGGGCGAAGCCGGTGAAGTAGAGGTGCAGATGCGCGCGCAGCGCGGCGAGGCGCTCGGGCGGGACGGCGACGGGCTCGAGCTGGAAGCGGCCGTCGGGATGGAAGCGAATCAACTGCAGGCCGCCGAAGGCGGCGGCGATCTGATCCTGAGCGCCGACGTTTTCGCCCAGCTCCTGCTGCTCGATGCGGATGGCGGCCCGCGCCAGCGCGGCGGGCTCGCGCGGCTGCTGGCAGAGGGCGTTGAGGGCGTGCAGCAGGCCGACGACGAAGGTGGAGCTGGTGCCGAGGCCGGTGCGCGCGGGCAGGTCGGCATCATGGTGGATTTCAACCCCGTCGGTGATGCCGAGCGAGCGCAGGCAGGCGCGCACGGCGGGGTGCTCGATGCGGGCGTTGTCGGGCACGTTTTCCACGCGGGTGTAGATAATCCGACTGTGGTGCTCGAAAAACGGCGGCAGGTAGCGGCAGGTGATGTAGCAGTACTTGTCGATCGCCGTGGTCAACACCGCGCCGCCGTGCTCGCGGTACCAGGCCGGATAGTCCGTGCCCCCGCCGAAAAAGGAAATGCGGAAGGGGGTGCGGGTGACGATCATGACAGACTCCTTCGGGCGGTCGTGAATGTGCTCTGAGCAGAGATGGCGGCCAGCTCGGATTGGGGCAGCCTGTCGAAATGGGGAATCTGCGGGACGGCAGTCAGCTTGTCAGCGCACGGGCAAGCGGAGATGTTGATAATGCCAGACTAAGATTTTGGTTGACAGCAACATACTCATCTTGTAGGCTGTGGGAGGCAGGCAAATCATGGCAAAGATTATCGGAATTGACCTTGGCACCACCAACAGCGTGGTTGCCGTCATGGAAAACGGCGAACCCAAAGTGATCGCCAACGCCGAAGGCGGGCGGACGACGCCGTCGGTGGTGGCGTTCACCAAGAATGGCGAGCGGCTGGTGGGCCAGGTGGCCAAGCGGCAGGCGATTACCAACCCGGATGGGACGGTGTATTCGATCAAGCGCTTCATGGGGCGGCGCTACAACGAAGTCAGCGAAGAGATGAAGATGGTGCCCTACAAGGTGGTGCAGCAGGGCGACCACGTGGCGGTGGAGGTGCAGGGGAAGACGTATACGCCGCCGGAGATTTCGGCGTTCATTCTGCAGAAGCTGAAACAGGCGGCGGACGATTACCTGGGCGAAAAAGTTACCGAAGCGGTGATCACCGTGCCGGCGTACTTTAACGACGCGCAGCGGCAGGCGACGAAGGACGCGGGGCGGATTGCGGGCCTGGACGTCAAGCGCATTGTGAACGAGCCGACGGCGGCGGCGCTGGCGTATGGCCTCGACAAGCAGAAGGAAGAGACCATCGCCATTTATGACTTTGGCGGCGGAACGTTCGACATTTCAATTCTGGAAGTGGGCGAGGGCGTGGTCGAGGTGAAATCGACCAACGGGGACACGCACCTGGGCGGCGACAACATCGACCAGCGGCTGGTGGACTGGCTGGTGGACGACTTCAAGAAAGACGAAGGCATCGACCTGCGCGGGCGCGGCAACGAGATGGCGCTGCAGCGGCTGAAGGACGCGGCGGAGAAGGCCAAGATGGAGCTGTCGACGACGATGGAGACGGAGATCAACCTGCCCTTCATCACCGCCGACGCCAGCGGGCCGAAACACCTGCTGAAAAAGCTGTCACGCTCGCAGTTTGAGCGCATGGTGGAAGAGATTTTGCAGCGCTCGGTGGCGCCCTGCCAGCAGGCGCTCAAAGACGCCGGCCTCACCGCGGACAAGATCAACGAAGTGGTGCTGGTGGGCGGCTCGACGCGCATTCCGCGGGTGCAGCAGATCGTGAAGGACCTGTTCCACAAGGAGCCGCACAAGGGCGTGAATCCGGACGAAGTGGTGGCGGTGGGGGCGGCGGTGCAGGCGGGCGTGCTGGCGGGCGAGGTGAAAGACCTGCTGCTGCTGGACGTGACGCCGCTGTCGCTGGGCATCGAGACTCTGGGCGGGGTGAACACGGTGCTGATCCAGCGCAACACCACGATTCCGACGCGGAAGAGCGAGACGTTTTCGACCGCGGCCGACAACCAGACGTCGGTTGAGGTACACGTGCTGCAAGGCGAGCGGCCGATGGCGGCGCAGAACCGGACGCTGGGGAAGTTCCATCTGGTGGGTCTGCCGGCGGCGCCGCGCGGGATTCCGCAAATTGAGGTGACGTTCGACATTGACGCCAACGGCATCGTGAACGTGAGCGCCAAGGATCTGGGCACGAGCAAGGAGCAGAAGATCACCATCACCAGCTCCAGCGGCTTGTCGAAGGACGAGATCGACCGCATGACCAAGGAGGCCGAGGCGCACTCGGACGAGGACAAGCAGCGGCGCGAAGAGGTGGAGGCGCGCAATCAGCTCGACAGCCTGGTGTACAACACCGACAAGATGCTGAAGGAGAACCGGGAGAAGGTTCCGGCGAGCGATGCGCAGGCGGTGGACGCGGCGCTGGCGGACGGGCGCAAGGCCCTGGAAGGCGGCGATACGGCGGCGATGGTGGCGGCCAAGGATGCGCTGACCGCGGCCACGCACAAGCTGGCGGAGGCGCTGTACAAGAACGCCAGCGCGCAGCCGGGCGGGCAGGCGCCGCCGAGCGAGCCGGAGCCGGGCGCGGGCGCGGCGCCGGGTACGGGCAATGGCGAGGCGAAGCCGGGGGACGTGATCGACGCCGAATATGTGGATGCCGACGGCGACGGCAAGAAGGGCTAACATTCCCTTAACGTGCCCACGGCCACCAAAGACTACTACGCCGTATTAGGAATCAAGCGGGGCGCCACGGCGGACGAGATCCGCAAGGCGTACCGGCGGCTGGCGCGCAAGCTGCACCCGGACGTCAACCCGGGCAACAAGACGGCGGAAGACCGCTTTAAGCAGGTACAGGAAGCCTACGACATCCTGAGCGACGCGAAGAAGCGGGATTTTTTCGACAAAACCGGTTTCTACAACGACCAGGCGTTTCAGCAGGGCGCGGACGTGTTTACGGGCGCGGCGCAGGGCGCGGCGGCCGGCGGTGCGCGCGGAGAAGGACGCTGGACGGGAGCGCCGCCGCCGGGATTTGATTTTTCCGGCTTCGATTTCTCGGGCTTTGAGCCGGGGGCGGCGGGCGCGGGGCGCAAGACGGCGGGCGGAGGGTCGTTCCGCGATATTTTTTCGAGCATCTTCAACCGCCAGGGCGCGCCCGCGGAGACGACCGGGAGCGATCTGGAGTATCAGGTGACGGTCGGGTTCTGGGATGCGATCCGGGGCTCGGTGCTGCGGCTGAATGTGCCGCGCCAGGACCGCTGCCCGCAGTGCAACGGCACGGGCACGGGCGGACGCGGGGGAGTGTGTCCGGAGTGCGGCGGTAAGGGGCAGGTTTCGCAGACCGTCAATGGGATGAAGTTCAACCTGCGCTGCGGCACCTGCGGCGGAACGGGCAAGGCGGGCGCGGCTTGTCCGCGCTGTCACGGCCAGGGCAGGGTGCAGCAGACCGAATCGCTGCAGGTGCAACTCAAGCCGGGCACGCGCGAAGGGGCGCGGCTGCGGATCCCGGGCAAGGGCAATTGGGGATCGGAAGGCAGCGGCGATCTGTACGTGATCGTGCGCATCAAGCCGCATGCGCTGTTCCAGCGGCAGGCGGACGACATTTACGTGAAGGTGCCGATCAGCATTACGGAGGCGGCGCTGGGGGCCAAGATCGGCGTGCCCACGATCGAGGGCAAGGCGCTGCTGAATATTCCGGCGGGGACGCAGTCGGGGCAGAAGTTCCGGATGCGCGAGCGCGGCGTCGCCAACGCGCAGCACGGCGAGGTGCGCGGGGATGAATACGTGGAAGTGCAGGTGGTGGTGCCGCACCTGCGCGACGAGCAGAGCCGCGAGCTGCTGCGCGAGTTCGCGCGGCTCAATCCCGAAGACGCGCGCGAGGCGGTTCTGAAGCAGGCGCAAGGGTAGGGGGCAGGATGGTCCGCAAAAAAGGCCGCGCTGCGTACATGATTTCCGCTGTCGCCGAGCAGTACGGCGTGCATCCGCAGACACTGCGGCTGTACGAGCGCGAAGGGCTGCTGAAGCCGTCACGCACGGAAGGCAACACGCGGCTGTACACGGAGGAGGACCTGCAGCGGCTGGAGGTGATTCTGTCGCTGACGCGCGACATGGGGGTGAATCTGGCGGGGGTTGAGGTGATCCTGAATCTGCGCGAGCGCATGCAGCAGATGCAGCAGCAGATGCAGGAGTTCGTGGACTTTGTGCAGCACGATCTGGTGAACCGCGGGATGGGTCTCGGCGGGACGAGCGAGGCGCTGGTGCCGGTGCGGCAGGGGCCGGGAGGCAGGGGTCAGGGGTCAGGGGCCAGGGGCCAGGGCCGCTAGGGCGGGTACATCATGGCGGTGCGGTCCAAGCCGTATGGGTTGAGCGTGCCGGTTGCCTTGCCGGAGCAGGGGACGGCGTGGGAGCGGGCGCAGCACTGGCTGGCGATTGGCGGCCCGATCGGACTGATTCCCTGGGTGCCGGCGACGATTGCCTCCGCCATCGTTGCGGCGGTGTGCTGGTGGCGGCCGCCGGCGTGGGCATTTATCGTGCCCGCCGTCATCGTGCTGTTCATCGCCGGCGGGTTTGCGGGGACGACGTCGGAGCGATTGCTGGGCGTCGAAGACCCGCGCAATGTGGTGCTCGACGAAATTGCCGGGCAGTTGCTGACGTTCGTCTTTGTACTGCCGACCAGCGCCGCGGCGGCGATTGCGGGCTTCGTGCTGTTCCGCATCTTCGATGTCATCAAGCCGCCGCCGGCACGCGCGGCCGAGCGGCTGCGCGGCGGCTGGGGGATCATGGCCGACGATCTGGTCGGGGGGCTGTATGCGGCGGTGATTCTGTGGCTGCTGGCGCGGGTGTTGCGCTAGGGTGGGAGCCGCGAGGCGGGCTATCGATCTGGGCTATCCGCCATCAGCGGCCAGCCATCAGCTCGACTGGTGCGGCGCCCGGCTCCTGGTCATGCGCGGGCCGCAGGCGTAAACAGGACGCGGCTGCTGAGGGGGATTTCGCGCAGCTTGGCTACCTGCCAGCCGGATTGCGACGCGAGCGCGGCGAAGGCGGAGGCGGTGCGGGGATGGGTGGCGGCGCCGCGGTCCTGCCGCAGCTTGCGCGAGAGGTCGTCGTCGCTGGTGAAGGTGCCGGCGACGGCAAGCACATTGCCGGCGCGCGCCAGCACCGCCAGATTCGCCGCGATCGTGGCATCGTCGCCGTACTCGAATAAGCCGCCTTCGGAGGAGGCAACCGTGATCGTGGCCGACGCGCGGGCTGACAAGGCTGATTGCAGCGATGCCGTGTCGCGCCAGTCGTAGGGGATGTGGCGAAACGAAATGGCCAGACCGGCGAGGGGTGCACCTGGCGCGCAGAGCGCGGCGAGGGCCGCGCGGCCGAAGGCGGGGCCGGCGTCGTCCTGATCGAAGACGTCGATGGCGATCGGGCGGTGCTCGAGTAGTGCGGGCGCGTGCTGGTGGAGGAGCAGAAGCGCATTCCAGGTGTCGGCGGCCGGGCCGCCGGCGATGTCCACAAACTGGAGCGGAGCCTGCGGGTTGGCCGCCAGCACCGGGCCGAGAACATCCGCCAGGTAGTGCGCCATATCGTGCAGGCGCAGTCGCATGGCGAGGAGCGACGGCCCCTGTGCGAAGTGACGGTCGAGGGGCTGGGCGTAGGTGGCGCCGAGCATGTCGGGACCGAGCTTCATGAGGTAGGTGCTCGTGCCGCTGACGAATGAGTTGCGCGACTCGAGCAAGCAGCGGCCCACGAGCGAGCGGCGCATCATGCGCTGGAACAGCAGGGAGCGCAGAAACCGGGGCAGGCGGCGAAAGGGACTGCGCTCGAGGAAGCGGGTAAAGCGCTCCTGCAGCTCGGCGTCGCTGAGGGCCGGTTCGGCGAAGGCGGGATGAGTGATG harbors:
- a CDS encoding spore coat protein, whose protein sequence is MRGVILAGGLGTRLYPLTKVTNKHLLPVYDRPMIFYPLKTLVTAGITEILLVTGGQHAGDFLRLLENGEEFGCSLRYAYQHGEGGIAAALRLAREFAAGEKLAVILGDNLFERGIGDGCRAFAAQAQGARLLLKQVPDPERFGVATLEGGRITGIEEKPAAARSDWAVTGCYFYDGTVFDKIDRCRPSGRQELEITDVNNLYLQEGTLEHSTVEGWWTDAGTFASLHRASALIEEASRR
- a CDS encoding SIS domain-containing protein codes for the protein MSTEELFRSNFAGSQAVAQATLGACGGALTRAADVLVACYRAGGKALFCGNGGSAAQAQHLAAEFVGRYLRERRPLAALALHSNSSTLTAIGNDYGYEQSFARPVEAFARRGDVIVGLSTSGNSPNVVEALRRGRELDCTAIALTGEGGGKMAAEADILIAVPSRETPRIQECHLLIGHCLCQAVEEALFGR
- a CDS encoding dTDP-4-dehydrorhamnose 3,5-epimerase; this encodes MPTTAANTDPRRLRPLPGAEGGLRLAVCARAQRDVGVVIAAPGGEGLIAGVAITEGKLWPDDRGFFTELFRLPGGAGVTQVSAALSYPQVVKGVHYHRVQTDCWAPVRGEFQLALFDLRCDSPTFGAVNTLFAGEWRPWRIRIPPGVGHGYKVLGSEPGLMVYATDRYYDPEDEGRIAFDDSGLNYAWETQYR
- the rfbB gene encoding dTDP-glucose 4,6-dehydratase — encoded protein: MRRWLVTGGCGFIGSHFVRLLLRERPEAAVLNLDALTYAGRPENVADCAGDARYRFVRADIAEHAAVASAFAEFQPEVVVHFAAESHVDRSILNADAFLRANVLGTQVLLEAARRGVVGRFVQVSSDEVYGSIAAPGRASEEAALAPNSPYAASKAAADLLARAAMQTYGLAVVITRGSNTYGPNQYPEKLIPLAITNALAGQAIPLYGDGGQARSWLHVEDHCRGVLAAAERGTPGGIYNLGSEEETTNRALLGELLKLMGLPRELIQRVADRPGHDRRYALDSGRARRELGWQPRWSLAEGLPQTLEWYGTHADWVAAARAQDFDAYYRRQYGSASSAPTAGG
- a CDS encoding kinase — encoded protein: MIVTRTPFRISFFGGGTDYPAWYREHGGAVLTTAIDKYCYITCRYLPPFFEHHSRIIYTRVENVPDNARIEHPAVRACLRSLGITDGVEIHHDADLPARTGLGTSSTFVVGLLHALNALCQQPREPAALARAAIRIEQQELGENVGAQDQIAAAFGGLQLIRFHPDGRFQLEPVAVPPERLAALRAHLHLYFTGFARTASEIAGEQIANIPARTAELQAMQAMVEEGERLLSGDAPLAEFGALLHQAWMCKRRLSNRISNPDMDAIYDRARAAGALGGKLLGAGGGGFFLFFVPPERAAAFHERMAPLMHVPFSFPAQGSELVLASEDVFVPAAEPLRRSYRIAA
- a CDS encoding NAD(P)-dependent oxidoreductase, whose protein sequence is MGTACARRWKRRCLGAEFAVVGSRGQLGQEFLRVLGRRAVGLERRQLDVADAEACARVLGELGPRVVINCAAFNQVDWAETRHAAALAANAEGPGHLAALAAARGFRLVHFSTDYVFGGDGLTRPRTENDAPAPVNFYGYSKLLGEEAVLRTCPSALVLRVAHLYGGRSRSPGRASLVERFVERARAGEAIAVTRGQWLNPTSVRDIVAATLRLLPMGAHGLFHLTGEGACEADTFAREVCRRAGLRPKLRYVTHDERPARRAAHTVLANARWAALGLGPLPDWRTSLAGGDAAR
- a CDS encoding undecaprenyl-phosphate glucose phosphotransferase, whose translation is MSAAAPQVAPEASRPARPRRSRAAVWMRVGGQILTPAIVFGSLWLSVQLRGLEFGRGYEALGIIACLVCVLVFQGFGISHARWRTGSLMDLGSLSLAWIVSIAMLLALGYLTKTTDQYSRIALTTWFVLGLLLLCLLHLLLWSYFGWLRERGIGAVSAVIGPPTSAAQRLAATFQADASLGVQLCGYFGELGQCGIEGLPRLGALHDLAAYVRLKGVDAAYLSLEHSGAQLPDLMQALQGGRTSVFLIPNVFAFDLLQSELQSVNGIPVLAVGGAEMSPLGGAVKRLMDLTLSGLALLVLSPLLLVIAAAIKLDSPGPVIFRQRRYGIHSEEIEVWKFRSMRTLDNDRGAIAQAVRGDWRVTRVGAWLRKTSLDELPQFWNVLRGAMSLVGPRPHAVAHNELYRDKLRGYMLRHRARPGMTGWAQVNGCRGETDTIEKMQRRLDYDLEYIRRWSPVLDVWILLRTIPALLLNRDVY